A DNA window from Camelina sativa cultivar DH55 chromosome 13, Cs, whole genome shotgun sequence contains the following coding sequences:
- the LOC104737317 gene encoding CTP synthase-like isoform X1 has product MKYVLVTGGVVSGLGKGVTASSIGVVLKACGLRVTSIKIDPYLNTDAGTMSPFEHGEVFVLDDGGEVDLDLGNYERFLDVTLTKDNNITTGKIYQSVLDKERKGDYLGKTVQVVPHITDAIKGWIESVSLIPVDGKEGQADVCVIELGGTVGDIESMPFIEALRQLSFSVGQENFCLIHVSLIPVLGVVGEQKTKPTQHSVRELRALGLTPHFLACRSAQPLLEATKAKLSQFCHVAAANILNIHDVPNIWHVPLLLRNQNAHHSILKQLNLTSVATEPDLDSWTKMAETFDNLTNHVKIAMVGKYIGLTDSYLSVVKALLHACIACSLKPHIEWIAASDLDEESEKSTPEAHAAAWKILKSAECILVPGGFGDRGVNGMVLAAKYARDNKIPYLGICLGMQIAVIEFARSVLGLERANSTEFDAQTPDPVVIFMPEGSRTHMGSTMRLGSRRTHLQNRDSLTSKLYGDVCYLDERHRHRYEVNPEVAQVLEEAGLRLVGKDDTGKRVEVIEFQDHPFYVGVQFHPEFKSRPTRPSPLFLGFILAARKLLQAHLRN; this is encoded by the exons ATGAAGTACGTGTTGGTGACTGGAGGAGTGGTGAGTGGGCTTGGCAAAGGCGTTACAGCTAGTAGTATCGGCGTCGTGCTTAAAGCTTGTGGCCTTCGAGTTACCTCCATTAAAATTG ATCCATATTTGAACACTGATGCTGGTACTATGTCCCCTTTTGAACATGGAGAGGTCTTTGTACTCGATGATGGTGGAgag GTTGACCTTGATTTGGGGAACTACGAAAGATTTCTCGATGTGACACTAACCAAAGACAACAACATAACTACTGGAAAGATATATCAG TCTGTTCTTGACAAGGAACGCAAAGGCGACTACCTTGGAAAGACTGTTCAG gttGTTCCACACATTACTGATGCAATCAAGGGTTGGATTGAGTCAGTCTCTCTGATTCCTGTGGATGGAAAGGAAGGCCAAGCTGATGTTTGTGTTATTGAGCTGGGAGGAACTGTTG GTGACATCGAATCAATGCCTTTTATCGAGGCCTTGAGACAATTGTCATTCTCAGTTG GACAAGAAAATTTTTGCCTGATTCACGTGAGCTTGATTCCCGTTCTGGGGGTTGTTGGGGAACAG AAAACAAAGCCAACCCAACACAGTGTCCGAGAACTAAGAGCTTTGGGATTGACACCTCACTTTTTGGCATGTCGCTCTGCTCAG CCACTGCTGGAAGCTACAAAGGCAAAATTGTCTCAGTTTTGTCATGTGGCG GCAGCTAATATTCTCAATATCCATGATGTTCCAAACATTTGGCATGTTCCTCTCCTACTCCGT AATCAAAACGCTCATCACTCGATTCTCAAACAACTGAATCTAACTAG CGTTGCAACAGAACCTGATCTGGATAGCTGGACTAAGATGGCTGAGACTTTTGATAACTTGACAAATCAT GTCAAAATTGCTATGGTTGGAAAGTACATTGGTCTAACGGATTCTTATCTGTCGGTTGTTAAG GCCCTTCTTCATGCCTGCATTGCATGTTCATTGAAGCCACATATCGAATGGATTGCAGCTTCAGATCTTGATGAAGAAAGTGAGAAATcg ACTCCGGAGGCACATGCTGCTGCTTGGAAGATCTTGAAG AGCGCAGAATGCATCCTGGTTCCTGGTGGTTTTGGAGATCGTGGCGTGAACGGAATGGTTTTAGCAGCCAAATACGCTAGAGACAACAAAATTCCTTATCTTGGGATCTGCTTGGGGATGCAAATTGCAGTAATTGAGTTTGCCAGATCT GTTTTGGGCTTGGAAAGAGCAAATAGCACCGAGTTCGATGCTCAGACACCTGACCCTGTTGTTATATTTATGCCAGAA GGCTCAAGAACACATATGGGAAGCACAATGAGACTTGGATCCCGAAGAACACATTTACAGAACCGAGACTCTCTCACTTCAAAACT ATACGGTGACGTTTGTTACCTAGACGAAAGGCATAGACACCGTTACGAG GTGAATCCAGAAGTAGCTCAAGTACTTGAAGAAGCTGGTTTAAGACTTGTGGGTAAAGATGATACAGGGAAACGAGTTgag GTGATTGAGTTTCAAGATCATCCATTTTATGTTGGAGTTCAGTTTCATCCAGAGTTTAAGTCAAGACCCACTAGaccttctcctctgtttttag GATTTATTTTGGCTGCGAGGAAGCTTCTTCAGGCACATTTGAGAAATTGA
- the LOC104737317 gene encoding CTP synthase-like isoform X2: MERSLYSMMVERFSCFLYTLHYYCFVDLDLGNYERFLDVTLTKDNNITTGKIYQSVLDKERKGDYLGKTVQVVPHITDAIKGWIESVSLIPVDGKEGQADVCVIELGGTVGDIESMPFIEALRQLSFSVGQENFCLIHVSLIPVLGVVGEQKTKPTQHSVRELRALGLTPHFLACRSAQPLLEATKAKLSQFCHVAAANILNIHDVPNIWHVPLLLRNQNAHHSILKQLNLTSVATEPDLDSWTKMAETFDNLTNHVKIAMVGKYIGLTDSYLSVVKALLHACIACSLKPHIEWIAASDLDEESEKSTPEAHAAAWKILKSAECILVPGGFGDRGVNGMVLAAKYARDNKIPYLGICLGMQIAVIEFARSVLGLERANSTEFDAQTPDPVVIFMPEGSRTHMGSTMRLGSRRTHLQNRDSLTSKLYGDVCYLDERHRHRYEVNPEVAQVLEEAGLRLVGKDDTGKRVEVIEFQDHPFYVGVQFHPEFKSRPTRPSPLFLGFILAARKLLQAHLRN, from the exons ATGGAGAGGTCTTTGTACTCGATGATGGTGGAgaggttttcttgttttctttacacTCTACACTACTACTGTTTC GTTGACCTTGATTTGGGGAACTACGAAAGATTTCTCGATGTGACACTAACCAAAGACAACAACATAACTACTGGAAAGATATATCAG TCTGTTCTTGACAAGGAACGCAAAGGCGACTACCTTGGAAAGACTGTTCAG gttGTTCCACACATTACTGATGCAATCAAGGGTTGGATTGAGTCAGTCTCTCTGATTCCTGTGGATGGAAAGGAAGGCCAAGCTGATGTTTGTGTTATTGAGCTGGGAGGAACTGTTG GTGACATCGAATCAATGCCTTTTATCGAGGCCTTGAGACAATTGTCATTCTCAGTTG GACAAGAAAATTTTTGCCTGATTCACGTGAGCTTGATTCCCGTTCTGGGGGTTGTTGGGGAACAG AAAACAAAGCCAACCCAACACAGTGTCCGAGAACTAAGAGCTTTGGGATTGACACCTCACTTTTTGGCATGTCGCTCTGCTCAG CCACTGCTGGAAGCTACAAAGGCAAAATTGTCTCAGTTTTGTCATGTGGCG GCAGCTAATATTCTCAATATCCATGATGTTCCAAACATTTGGCATGTTCCTCTCCTACTCCGT AATCAAAACGCTCATCACTCGATTCTCAAACAACTGAATCTAACTAG CGTTGCAACAGAACCTGATCTGGATAGCTGGACTAAGATGGCTGAGACTTTTGATAACTTGACAAATCAT GTCAAAATTGCTATGGTTGGAAAGTACATTGGTCTAACGGATTCTTATCTGTCGGTTGTTAAG GCCCTTCTTCATGCCTGCATTGCATGTTCATTGAAGCCACATATCGAATGGATTGCAGCTTCAGATCTTGATGAAGAAAGTGAGAAATcg ACTCCGGAGGCACATGCTGCTGCTTGGAAGATCTTGAAG AGCGCAGAATGCATCCTGGTTCCTGGTGGTTTTGGAGATCGTGGCGTGAACGGAATGGTTTTAGCAGCCAAATACGCTAGAGACAACAAAATTCCTTATCTTGGGATCTGCTTGGGGATGCAAATTGCAGTAATTGAGTTTGCCAGATCT GTTTTGGGCTTGGAAAGAGCAAATAGCACCGAGTTCGATGCTCAGACACCTGACCCTGTTGTTATATTTATGCCAGAA GGCTCAAGAACACATATGGGAAGCACAATGAGACTTGGATCCCGAAGAACACATTTACAGAACCGAGACTCTCTCACTTCAAAACT ATACGGTGACGTTTGTTACCTAGACGAAAGGCATAGACACCGTTACGAG GTGAATCCAGAAGTAGCTCAAGTACTTGAAGAAGCTGGTTTAAGACTTGTGGGTAAAGATGATACAGGGAAACGAGTTgag GTGATTGAGTTTCAAGATCATCCATTTTATGTTGGAGTTCAGTTTCATCCAGAGTTTAAGTCAAGACCCACTAGaccttctcctctgtttttag GATTTATTTTGGCTGCGAGGAAGCTTCTTCAGGCACATTTGAGAAATTGA